The genome window AACAAACTCGGTGTCAAAAATGCTTATTACACCTGCATGCTTCGATGGGATCTTACCAATTTCTTGCAACAGGGCAAGTGCAGCATAAAACATTGCGTAATAAGCCCGGTTCACGACACTTTGCGGACTACGGCCTCCCCCCAAGAAGAAATTTTGCATCTTCAATAACAGTCTGTGCCTGTTCCAACCTGTATTTAATAAGAGTGGAAATATCTTCATCCTTCACAGAAGGATCCCCTCCGTTTCAACCGCCTTGGCGAGCAAAGAGTAACGCTCAGGACTTTCTTCCCACTCATTTTTAGTGAAGACAACA of Nitrospirota bacterium contains these proteins:
- a CDS encoding HEPN domain-containing protein, with amino-acid sequence MKIFPLLLNTGWNRHRLLLKMQNFFLGGGRSPQSVVNRAYYAMFYAALALLQEIGKIPSKHAGVISIFDTEFVLKGTFPKELSKDFHKAFEMRQVSDYKTYTPISKEKTQETLNNAVSFVEEVKKYFAEPAK